In the genome of Candidatus Zixiibacteriota bacterium, the window CACTTGATGAAGTGCCTCCGCGAGGAAGGCAGTGAAGTGATCTGGTCTAACGTCCTGATCGACGATGGCAAGCCGCACTGGACCGGCAACGGCGAAGAGCAAGCCAAGAAGGGTGTCAATTTCCAGGGTGAGTGGTTCGAAGGCAAGACTGATGCTGACGGCAAGCCGATTCCGATCTCGCACCCCAATTCACGATGCACCCTTCGATGTGACCAAATCTCTACCTACAACAAACAAGTTGGTGAGAGCCCCGAAGGTGCCAAGGTCAAGGTGTTCACGTACTCGGGCCGTGACGCAGACACGATGCCACCGATCTGGGTCTCCAAGAATCCTGATTATGGCGTGGTGATAGGTGCGTCTATCGTTTCAGCGGCTACCGCCACCGAGATCGGCGCTACCGGTGTGAAGCGTCAACCGTGGGCCAACGCACCATTCATCCCCGGTTCTCTGGCTGACTACATGGATGCCCAGTTCAAGTTCTTCAACAATTCCAGGTTCTCCGATGAAGGCCGCCCGATTACGGCCGGACTAAACTATTTTCTGACCCGCGCAGAGCGTGGCGGTTCCGGTAAGGGCCTGCTCGGTGAGAAGCGGGATGTGCCGGTCTGGCTGAGCTGGCTGGATCGTTATGCCCACGGCGAAGTCGAGGCGCTGGATACGCCGATCGGCTTCCTGCCGAAATACGACGACCTGAAGAAGCTATTCAAGGAAGTGATCAAAAAGGACTATCCCGAGGAATTGTACACCATGCAATTTTCGGTCTACGTCGACAAGATCATTGCCAGAATAGATCTTCAGGACGAGGCTTTCCGGGCCGAGGATAACATCCCGGCAAAGTTCTTCGAAGTGCTCAATGAACAGAAGGTAGGTCTCGAAGGCCTTAAGGCCAAGCACGGGGCGGTGATCAAGCCCCAGCAGCTATAAGATCCACTGGACTTACTTCTGAGAAGGGCGTCTCCAAACGGAGACGCCCTTCTTCTTTTTCTCAACTCTATCAGAAAACGCGGTCGCCTGGAAGCTCACCACCCATAGACCGGGTCGCCCGCACTTTTAGTGGGCTTCTCGCCACAGGAAGCTGCCTCGATTGGCATTATTGGCGGGGCCGACGGTCCGACGTCGATTTTCCTGGCCAGTCAACTGGCTCCGCACCTGCTGGGACCGATTGCTGTGGCCGCCTACAGCTATATGTCGCTAGTACCGATTATCCAGCCGCCTATAATGCGTATGCTTACGAGCAAACAGGAACGGGCCATTGACATGCCTCAGGCCAAACCCGTTTCCAAGACCGCCGCAATCCTGTTCCCATTGGTGACCGGCATTGTGGCCTCGCTGGCGATTCCATCGAGCGCCCAGTTGATAGGGATGCTCATGTTTGGTAATCTCCTCCGCGAGTCCGGCGTAACTGAACGTTTGCGCAAAACAGCCGGTGGTCCGATGATCGACATCGTGACGATTTTCCTGGGATTGGTGGTTGGAGCCACGATGGTAGGTGCCAATTTCCTGACCTACCAAACGCTTCTTATTCTGGTACTTGGCGCGGTAGCATTTTCGTTTAGTACCGCTGGTGGTATCATATTCGCCAAGATCATCAATCTCTTCCTTTCAAAGGACAAGAAGATCAACCCCTGCATAGGCGCGGCCGGTGTTTCGGCGGTTCCGATGGCAGCCCGGGTGGTACAGAATTTCGTTTCTGAAGAAACCAACGGGAAAGTCAATCCGCTTATGCCGGCTATGGGACCCAATGTGGCTGGTGTGATCGGCTCTGCGGTTGCTGCTGGCGTATTCCTGTCGCTGCTGGGTTAATTAAATTATTGGTGACCAATACCAGGCGGTGTTACAGCCGCCTGGTGACCATCAGGCATTGTCAGATGGCTTCTTCCGAATAGAGACAGATTCGAAGGACCCCCAGTTTATCACGCCATTCGAATCGCGGGTTGAGGTGGACTCTGTCAGCTGTTAGCTCGCAATGGTCGCTATCTTTTTCCCTCATTATTCTCGCAACATGTGACAGTTCCCAAGAAAGATCAGCACTGAATAATCTGAGGCTGCTGTATTGACATAGAGTACGCGCTTGCCTATCTTTGTTGGGAGGTTACAATGAAAATACATATGCCTCGTGTATCGCAGGTTGCACTTTTCTCTCTAGTGTTTCTGACAGTCTCAAAACAGCCAATTTCCGCCGTGGCGGATGATCATTCTTATGACAGTAATCCTGTTGAGAAATCTCTTGCGATCCAGGATGGAGAATTAATCAAATGCTCTGATGTTGAGGGTAATGAGATCATAGGGTCTTATGTCAGATTCTCAAATGAAACTCTCTTCCTGGTGGTAAATTTTAAAACGAAAACTATAACAACTGAATCAATCGAGATGCTATGGGCGACCAAAGGTAAGACCTCTAAAGCGTCGGGAATCGGAGCCGGAGTTGGTGCCTTGGGTGGCATGCTTGCTGCAGGTATCTGGAAGGCTTCGACACAAGACTCACGTGACACTCCCGGAGGCGGAGTGTATCCGGTGCTTGGCGTAATGGGTGCGGGTGCTGGAGCCATATTGGGCATCCTGTTTGATGATCCAGAGCAGGATTGGAAACTGATTTATGATCGTAATCAGTCTTCACCAGACCCACTTAACACAGAGTCGGGGTCATTGAAGTTCGTTGTATCTAACCAGGCCAACTATAACACGGGTGGCTTAGGCTTGAAATACGGTTACAATAGCATTCCATCCCCTTATTATGATTCGTTCATTATCAACTTGAGCTACTTCATTGCTGTTACCAGAAAGTTTTCATTCGGACCGGAAATTGGATACACTGAAGCAAAGAAGCTCTTTCGCTATTATCCGGAGTATGATAATCGCGTTTATTCAATCAAGAAACATGTTTTCACGTCAGCGCTAATCAAGTATACGCATGGAAAGTACCAACGATTTCATGTAATCGGCGGACCAACTTCACTGATAACTGGCCATTCAGTGATGGGCTTCAGTGTCGGAGCCGGTGCCGATATTGTTACAATATCAGGGTTTGCAATCAACACCGAATTTCGATGGTATGCCTTTCTATCTGAACATATGCCCGATTTCAGATGCATCAGAGCAGGAGTGGATTTGCGATGGTAATTTGCAAGATGAGCGGTTCGCCAACAGTTTGCTATCTATTTCTCATTGTCGTTTTCATTTTGTTTGATCAGCCGACAGTGCAAGGTTTTGACAACAAACACGAGGGCTTTGTTCTTGGCTATGGAGTTGGGGCTGGAGTGTTTTCTGCTGGCTATAGTGCCGATTATTCGAGCAGATCCGATAATGTAGATCTGCTTGGTTTGTACACGGATTTCAAGATTGGAGCCGGGCTGTCAGATCATGTGATACTTTACTATACAGGCAAGCAATGGTTTGGCTTTGACAATGGCGGATGGTATAATGGCTTCCCTGCTATCGGAGTCAGTTACTACGTCAATGACAGATCACCATCACTAATCATGCTAATGTCAGTAGGCATTCCTATTGGCCTTGGTATAGAAGAAGTTGGCATCGGGAGTGCCGATGGAGTTTCATCCGGAATAAACATAAATCTCGGCCTGGGGTACGAAGTAAAACATAGTGTTGGATTTGAGTTGAACTTTTCCAGAAATGTTGGCTGCTTGAATGACGTAATCAATCTTAAGGCCGATCATGATTCCTGGCAATTGGCCGTCTCATTGAATTATCTAGAGTATTGATGCAATTGGATTGATAGTTTTGAAACCAGAATACTACGTTTGGACCAAGTTTGAACAGTAAGGTCTTACCTGATTCCAACCGGAGCGTAACCCAAAACTCAATCTTGTGTGGCAGAGATCAACCTGTTATCACATCCTGTAAAGTAGAACCGGCGTGTGAAAGGTGTAATATGTCATGATCAAAAAAATCCTCTTTTCCGTTATTGTAGTTGTAGTCCTGGGACTGGTGACGATCTTTTTTGTGCGAAACGCACTGGTTGAAAGGGCAGTTGAGACTGGTTGCACCTACGCCCTGGGAGTCGAAACGGATCTCGGTTCGGCCAGTCTCGAAATCGGTGGCGGCAGTCTTGAATTGAAGAATCTCAACATTGCCAACCCCGAAGGATTTGAAGGTGATAACTTTCTGTCCTTTCGTCGCATGATGTTCGATGTCGAGGCGGGGTCTGTCCTGGATGATGAAATAGTCATCGACTCCTTCATAATAGAAGGGGTTGAACTCAACCTGGAACAAATCGACAAGATGGGCAACTATCGTATCTTGCTGGACAAAATCAAGCAACTGGACATGGGGGAATCGTCCGACGAGGAACAGAAACTGAGCATCGGGCTGGTGGCGCTGCGGGACATACAAGTGACTGGGTCCCTAAACTTGTTGGGTAAATCCTATGAAAAGTCCTACACGGTAGAGAACATATCCATTCGCGACGTCGGCAGTGATGGCGGTGCTACGATTGGCGAGTTGGCCGCCACGGTCGTTCAAGCGTTGACCACAAAAGCCCTGTCTGCAGGGAGTGGTGTTTTGCCCGAAGGATTCGGGAAAGATCTTTCCGATTTGAAGGATGAGGGCACTGAGAAGATCAAGCAGGAGGCGTCGGATAAACTCAACGAATTAGGCAAATCGTTGACTGATGGCCTGAAGTGACCTTTTTTGTCCCCTCATAATAGCTTCAAATCCAGTTTTATATTGCCCGATCGCACGACAAATAGTAAACTTATCCGCGTTGGCTTACGATAAGTTGCATAGGTATGTTTGTGCAACGAGAACTGACTAAGGAATAGATTTTGGGACTGTTTGACGCTCTCTCTAATGACATCGGAATTGACCTGGGCACTGCCAACACCTTGGTATACGTCCGCAACCAGGGGATAGTACTCAACGAGCCCTCGGTGGTTGCCATTGAGAAATCGACCGGCAAAGTTCTGGCAATCGGATCGGCAGCCAAGGAGATGACCGGACGAACACCCGGCAGCATTGCTGCGATTCGTCCCCTCAAAGATGGCGTCATCGCCGATTTCGAAATCTCTGAAAAACTGATTGCCGATTTCATTCGCCGGGTCGTCAAACACAAGTACTTGATGAAGCCACGGATCGTGATCTGCGTTCCGTCCGGCATTACCGAAGTAGAAAAACGCGCCGTACGCGATTCGGCCGAAAATGCTGGAGCGCGTGAGGTCTACTTGCTTCAGGAACCAATGGCCGCTGCTATCGGCGTTGGCTTGCCGGTAGAGCAGCCTTCCGGTTCAATGATTATTGATGTTGGCGGCGGAACATCAGAGATTGCTGTCATTGCCCTCAACGGGATCGTCAATGACACTTCAATTCGCATTGCCGGCGACGAAATGAACGAAGCTATTATCCTGTATCTCAAGAAGAACTATAATCTTCTCATTGGCGAACTGACTGCCGAACTGATAAAATTCAAGATTGGCTCGGCCTTTCCACTGGATAAAGAACTCTCCATGGAAGTCAAGGGGCGCGACCTGGTGGCCGGTGTGCCGAAGAATCTTAAACTCTCATCGGTTCAGGTGCGGGAAGCGCTGGCCGAAACGGTTGATATTATAGTGGAGGCCGTTCGTCAGGCTCTTGAGCGCACACCTCCGGAACTGGCATCTGATATACTCGAGCGCGGGATCATTCTCACTGGCGGCGGGGCGCTCCTGCGTGGGTTCGATAAACGCCTGCGCCAGGAGACCAATCTTCCCGTCATCGTAGCCGACGATCCTCTGACCTGTGTTGTTCGCGGAACCGGCAAGGTACTGGAGGATTTCAGCGCCTATTCCAAAGTCCTTGAGCGCAGCCGCAAAGACTGAGAGACTGTTGTAAGTCCCTTCTCAAAAACGCACTGATTGCTAAAACCCCAGAGCCAAGGTCGAAATCTGTCTTCAGTTTTGACAATCTTGTTGCTCATACTCGCTATGAAACCCGACAAAAGCCTGATATTCGTCTTGCTGAGCGGAGTCGAAGCATGGTGATTTTATTGAATCTTGTCACCCCTCGACTCCGCTCGGGATGACGATTGGCGGGAGACTAGCCGCTGGCCAGTGCATGAGATGTGCCTGACGACTCCTCCTCCATTCCCACAAACCACTTCCCCGGTATTAATCTTTTTCTGGATAAGCCTGTCTTATTGACGGAAATTAGATGAATGGAGAAAGCAAACAACGAGACAATCACCCGGCTTGTGGATCAAGCCCAACATGGTGACCAAGAGGCGTTTTCTGAATTGGTGCGACTCAAAATGAACGACATTGTAGCCCTGACATATCGGATGACCGGCGATCGCGAGACGGCGAAAGACCTGGCCCAGGAAACATTTATAACCGCCTGGGAGAAGCTGTCCTCTTTTCGCGGCGAAAGCGCGTTTGGCAGCTGGCTGTATCGGATTGCCACTAATAAGACTCTCAATTTGCTGAATCGACCGTCATCCCACGAGACCCAGCTTGAAATTGAACCGACAACATCATCGACCCCCGAATCCCAATTAGCTCGCAAAGAATTACAGAACGACATACGGGAGTTCATGCTGCAACTTCCCCCCGGGCAACGAGTAGTGTTTGATCTTCGTTTCTACAAACAACTGACTTTCGACGAGATTTCACAAACTACGGGTCGTGCCGTCGGAACGGTCAAAACCCATTATCGCCAGGCAGTAATCAAACTGCGTCAGTGGGCTGTCGAGAAAGGATGGCGGTCATGAGTTGCCGGAACATCCAAGAGCAATTGTACGAGCGACTGGGACAGAAGACATTGCCTCCGGACATCGAAGCACACATTTCTCAGTGTGAGGGTTGCCGAGATCTTTGGAACGAACTGGAACAACTGCAGCTGCAACTGGGGACCGATGAAGTCTTTTATCTCGAGACCCATGAGATTGACGAACTGACCGAGGGCGTCATGCGGGAGATCGATGCTTCGACTCCGGCGGTCATCACACCGTTCTATCGCATAGCCCGAATGGTGCTGCCGGTGGCGGCTTCGCTATTGCTGTTGCTTGGTGTTTCGCAACTTCCCGACCGGCCCATTTCTGACGACTGGTCGAGCGATATTACGATCTCTGACATCTTTAACGATGATTACTACCCGAGTGGTTATGACGACACCAGTGGGATGGACGCCGCGACTCTTGAGCTGCTTCTGAGCGACTATGCCTCCAGCGATGTCGTAACCCCCGACGAAGCTTTGCTGGACGATCTTTCTGATGAAGAATTTGAGTACCTTAAAGATAATCTGGACATGGGAGAACTATTGTGATACGCAATGGCAGACTCATTTCAATCATAATTCTGGCAGCGGTGGTAATGCTCGCGTGGCCGGGAGCAAATGCAGTGGCGGATGAAACTGTTTCTTCCCCTGAGCGGAATTCCGAAAAACAGATTGACGCCTGGCCCGACCATGATTGCTATCTGGCCCAGGTCGATGAATCAACATCTCCAGTTCAGAATCACAAACCGCGCCAACGCCGCAAACATATCGAACAGTTACGTCTGCTGAAACTGTTGGAGTTGCTCGACCTCTCCCCCGATCAGGAGACACAATTCATTGTAGCTTTCAGACAATTTCGCAAGGGACTGCGCGGTATCCATCGCGCTCGTGTTGAGATCATTGACCAACTGGCGACCGGACTTAAAGATAATTCTTTGGCCCCGAAGAATATCTATGAGTTCATCGCTAACCTTGAAAAACTCGCTGTCGAACGACGAATACAGGATAAGACGTTTATAGAGAAGGCTCGAGAACTTCTGGATGCCCGGCAACTCGGCAAGCTGGTCATCTTCCAGGAACGATTTGAGCAAGCTCTGATTGAGGATGTGAAGGCATTTCATGATCGCCCCAGCCGCGGTGGACATGGTGGCTGGTAGAAAATGAAAAATGCGATGAATAACAAATGAAACAGAATAACTTAATTAAGGAGGTTGTTATGAAGAAGACATTAGTTGTGACAATGGCGTTGGCACTCCTGGCCACAGCCGCATTAGCTCAGTCCGGCTTTCACGGGAAAGGTCATGGTGGTGGTCAGATGCAAATGGGTCAACATCCCCAATGTGCAGGACCGCATCATGGAAAGGGACCGAATCAGGGCATGAGCAAACTGTTGATGTTCGCCGATGAAATCGGGCTGACTGATGACCAGCAAGAGAAGATCAAAACGCTCTCACTGGAACACAAGATGGCAATGGTGGACCTGCACGCCACCGCGAAGAAAACCAATCTTCAGGTGAAGGCTCTAATGACCGACGATGCCCCTGAGTCGGAAGTTCTCAGGGCTATGGAAAAGGCATCGCAGGCAAAGTTTGAGATCTCCAAGGCTAAGTACCTTCAGCGCCAACAATGCCTGGGATTTCTCACCGACGAGCAGCAGGACAAGCTGAAAGAACTACGTCAGGACCGCCGTGGACAACGTTTCGAAGGTAAAGGTGACGGTCGCCGGAAATCATTCCGTGATGGCCGGCACGGTCGGTAGATCTGTTAGCTGATCATTACGATTCTGTCATAACCGCCGGGTGGAAACATCCGGCGGTTTTTTGTCTATCCTCTGCCATAACGGCACAAATGCGCCATATCTGCTTGACTTGTCGTGACCAGGCAACTACGTTTCCTTTCATGAATTTCACACCAGATCAAATCGTGGCCTTCATCCGCCAGAAATCCGACCAACCGATGAAACCTAAAGAACTGGCCCGGGCGCTGGATATCCCTCGTCCTCGCTACCCGGAGTTTCGCCAGGTGATAAAGAGTCTGCTCGCCTCCGGCGAACTGGTCAAACTCAAACGCGGCCGTATTGGATTGGCGCAGCAGATGGATATCGTGGTCGGAGAAATCAGCATTACCCGTGGAGGGCTTGGCTTTGTGCCTCAGGAGGGAGAGGAGAAAGACATCCTGATTCCCGCCCATGCTCTGTCCACGGCGCTTATTGGCGACCGCGTGATGGTCCGTCTGACGGGGACACAAGTTTCTCGGTCGCTCGGTGATCGTCGTACTGGTACAGTTGTCAAGATCGTCGAACGGGCGCAACGCAATATCGTGGGTGTGTTCCGGCTGGGACAACATTTTGCTTATGTCTCGCCCGACAACGTCCGCATACATCGCGATATTTACATCCCGGCCGAGCAAACTACCGGCATCCTCGAAGGTCAGAAGGTTGTCTGTGTTATCACCGAATGGAACGATCCCGCGCTTAATCCCATCGGGGAAATCACAGAAGTACTTGGGTTCGTCGGCGATCCGGGCGTGGACATGCTGACCGTAATCAAGAGCTTCAATCTGCCGGAAGAATTCCCCGACGAGATCATCAACGCCGCAGAAAGAGTCACAGCAAGAGACATAACTGACGAGATGACCCATCGCCTCGATCTTACCGCTGACTGTGTTTATACTATTGACCCGGCCGATGCCAAGGATCATGATGACGCCGTATCAGTGGAAGAAACTCCGAATGGTTATCGTCTCGGCGTTCATATCGCCGACGTTTCTTTTTGGGTTGAACCGGGAACAGCCCTGGACAAGGAGGCATTTCATCGGGGTAACTCGGTCTATTTGCCGGGTATGGTGATTCCGATGCTGCCGGAAGTTCTGTCTAACGATGTCTGCTCTCTTCGCCCCAACCGGAAACGACTCGCCCACTCGGTTCTGATCGATTTCGACAAAAAGGGCAAGATGGTCTCGTGGAAAGTAGCCGACACGCTGATCAAGTCATGCGCCAAATTGTCATACGAGGACGTTCAGGACTTCTTTGATAATGGCCTTCCGCAAGGAACAGCAGCATCTCGGCTTAGTCATATAGCTGACAGTCTGACCCTGGCTAAGAAACTGGCCGCGATCCTTAGTCGGAAACGATTCGGCGAAGGCTCACTTGATTTCGATTTACCCGAGGCTAAGATCATTCTCGATGACGACGGCGATGTAATCGAGCTTGGCAATCGTGTTCGTCTGGAATCGCATCGTCTGGTCGAGGAGTTTATGCTAGCGGCCAACCAGGCAGTGGCGCTTGAATTGTTTCGCAACGGGTTGCAGTTGTTGTACCGTGTTCACGGACGACCGGACCTTGAGAAGCTCGAAGCTTTCTCATCGATGATGACTAAACTGGGATACTCGTTTCCGGTTTCAGACACGATTCGTCCTATCCAACTAGCCCGGTTTCTTGAGAAGGTCAAGGGAGTTCCAGAAGAAGAATTTATCAATGAACTGCTACTACGTTCGATGCAGAAGGCAGTTTACCAGCGTGAGAATATCGGCCACTTCGGATTGGCTTTCACTCACTATGCTCATTTTACATCGCCCATTCGACGATATCCTGATTTGCTGATCCATCGTCTTCTCCGGGCGCGGAAGAATGGCCGTTACGAATCATCTTTTGCAAAACGGATTTCCAGCGTGATTGACCATGTCGGCACTCACTGCTCCGAGACTGAGCGCACAGCCGAGAAAGCCGAGCGAAGGGCAGTGAAGGTCAAACAGGTTCAGTATATGGCACGCCATGTCGGCGACGAGTTTGACGGTATTGTGGCTGGTGTAATGAGCTTTGGATTTTTTGTGCGGCTTGACGGTGTCGGTGCAGAGGGATTAGTGCGGATTTCAAACGTGGATGACGACTACTACCGCCATGACGAACAGCAATCACGGCTGGTGGGACGAAACTCCGGACGGACTTTCCGTCTCGGCGACCGACTACGGGTTGGTATTACCAAGGTAGACACTGATAATCATGAGATAGATTTGTTCGTAGTTGATGACAAACCTCCCAGGAAACGAGCCTCTTCTAAGGGACACGGTCGAACGGGCAGGAAAGCTCCACAGACACGCTATCGAAGACGAAAGTAAACACTCTGGATAATAATAAATGCCGAATATCATGAATCGTACTTTAATTCTGATCGATCCGAAACGAGAAGAAGTCGAACCGATCGACTGGACCAGTATTGGTTTCGTGGTGGAAGAACTGTCTGAGTTGTACCAGATCGCCAGAGAGAGTCAGGTTGATGTTATTTTGATCGATGATACGAGGATCGAACTGAAACCGTCTGTGGCGACCAAGCTCCGCCGCTACAATGGTCAGATGGAGATGTGGTTGTTGACGGGCGATGATTATTACGAGAATTACGAAACCGACTATATCGACGGCCTTCTCCCCCGCAGTCTGGGACAGACAAAGATCGCGCAGAAGCTCAAACAGATACTGCACTCAAAAGACCTTCTGGAACAATACGAAATGGTCGGCCGTTCAGCACGTATGAAAGCCATCGCGGAGACAATCGAGCGCGTCGCCATTACTGATATACCGATCCTGGTGGAAGGACCATCAGGGTCCGGAAAAGAGCTGGTAGCTAAAGCACTACATCGCTATTCCGAACGACAGGGAAAGCCGTTTGTGGCCATCAATTGTGGCGCCCTCGCCGAGGGTCTATTGGAATCGGAGCTGTTCGGTCACGAGCGGGGAGCTTTCACCGGTTCGGTGTCGAAACGGGAAGGGCTTTTTCACAAGGCCAGCGGGGGAACGATGTTCCTCGACGAAATCGGCGAGACCAAACCTGACATGCAAGTGAAGCTCCTGCGTGTCCTTGAGGATGGCACCTATTATCCGGTTGGATCATCGACCGCTCGTCGGGCTGATGTGCGGGTCGTGGCCGCTACCAACAGGGATCTGGCAGCAGCCATAGCCGAACGGTCGTTCCGCGAGGACTTGTATTTCCGCATCGGCGTGGTCAAGATCGTGCTCCCGCCGTTGCTTGAACGCAAAGGTGATATCCAGCCGTTGTTGGCTCACTTCTGGGTGGGGTATCCCGAGATGCAATACTCCGACGCCGCACTGGACCTGCTGATCAAGTACGACTGGCCGGGTAATATTCGCCAACTGAAAAATTTCACTGACCGTATGATCGCTCTTAAACCGACAGGCCTGATTGAGACCGATGATGTTGAGAGTTTCCTTGAGGAACAACATGCGCAGAGAGACAATCTTCCGGTATCAACCGGTCGAACGGTTGAGGAGGCGGGTCAGGAATTGATCTACCGGGCCATCATGCAACTCGGAAATGAAGTTCGCCTTCTACGCGATCTGATCACCGCGCATATGCCGGGTAACCAGGAATTGCGAGCGTCGGGCGCGGTGCCGAGCAGTCCCGAGCGCGGAAACACAATGGAGCAGATGGAGGAAATGCTCATCAGGCAGGTTCTTGATGAAACCCACGGGAATCGTAAAGAGACGGCGCGTCGTCTCGGTATCGGAGAGCGCACCCTGTACCGTAAGCTGAAAAAATACGACCTTCGCTGATGATACGTATTGCGGGGCTGATCATTCTTGTTC includes:
- a CDS encoding sigma-54 dependent transcriptional regulator; amino-acid sequence: MNRTLILIDPKREEVEPIDWTSIGFVVEELSELYQIARESQVDVILIDDTRIELKPSVATKLRRYNGQMEMWLLTGDDYYENYETDYIDGLLPRSLGQTKIAQKLKQILHSKDLLEQYEMVGRSARMKAIAETIERVAITDIPILVEGPSGSGKELVAKALHRYSERQGKPFVAINCGALAEGLLESELFGHERGAFTGSVSKREGLFHKASGGTMFLDEIGETKPDMQVKLLRVLEDGTYYPVGSSTARRADVRVVAATNRDLAAAIAERSFREDLYFRIGVVKIVLPPLLERKGDIQPLLAHFWVGYPEMQYSDAALDLLIKYDWPGNIRQLKNFTDRMIALKPTGLIETDDVESFLEEQHAQRDNLPVSTGRTVEEAGQELIYRAIMQLGNEVRLLRDLITAHMPGNQELRASGAVPSSPERGNTMEQMEEMLIRQVLDETHGNRKETARRLGIGERTLYRKLKKYDLR
- a CDS encoding AsmA family protein — protein: MIKKILFSVIVVVVLGLVTIFFVRNALVERAVETGCTYALGVETDLGSASLEIGGGSLELKNLNIANPEGFEGDNFLSFRRMMFDVEAGSVLDDEIVIDSFIIEGVELNLEQIDKMGNYRILLDKIKQLDMGESSDEEQKLSIGLVALRDIQVTGSLNLLGKSYEKSYTVENISIRDVGSDGGATIGELAATVVQALTTKALSAGSGVLPEGFGKDLSDLKDEGTEKIKQEASDKLNELGKSLTDGLK
- a CDS encoding sodium ion-translocating decarboxylase subunit beta, with amino-acid sequence MGFSPQEAASIGIIGGADGPTSIFLASQLAPHLLGPIAVAAYSYMSLVPIIQPPIMRMLTSKQERAIDMPQAKPVSKTAAILFPLVTGIVASLAIPSSAQLIGMLMFGNLLRESGVTERLRKTAGGPMIDIVTIFLGLVVGATMVGANFLTYQTLLILVLGAVAFSFSTAGGIIFAKIINLFLSKDKKINPCIGAAGVSAVPMAARVVQNFVSEETNGKVNPLMPAMGPNVAGVIGSAVAAGVFLSLLG
- a CDS encoding sigma-70 family RNA polymerase sigma factor translates to MEKANNETITRLVDQAQHGDQEAFSELVRLKMNDIVALTYRMTGDRETAKDLAQETFITAWEKLSSFRGESAFGSWLYRIATNKTLNLLNRPSSHETQLEIEPTTSSTPESQLARKELQNDIREFMLQLPPGQRVVFDLRFYKQLTFDEISQTTGRAVGTVKTHYRQAVIKLRQWAVEKGWRS
- the rnr gene encoding ribonuclease R, encoding MNFTPDQIVAFIRQKSDQPMKPKELARALDIPRPRYPEFRQVIKSLLASGELVKLKRGRIGLAQQMDIVVGEISITRGGLGFVPQEGEEKDILIPAHALSTALIGDRVMVRLTGTQVSRSLGDRRTGTVVKIVERAQRNIVGVFRLGQHFAYVSPDNVRIHRDIYIPAEQTTGILEGQKVVCVITEWNDPALNPIGEITEVLGFVGDPGVDMLTVIKSFNLPEEFPDEIINAAERVTARDITDEMTHRLDLTADCVYTIDPADAKDHDDAVSVEETPNGYRLGVHIADVSFWVEPGTALDKEAFHRGNSVYLPGMVIPMLPEVLSNDVCSLRPNRKRLAHSVLIDFDKKGKMVSWKVADTLIKSCAKLSYEDVQDFFDNGLPQGTAASRLSHIADSLTLAKKLAAILSRKRFGEGSLDFDLPEAKIILDDDGDVIELGNRVRLESHRLVEEFMLAANQAVALELFRNGLQLLYRVHGRPDLEKLEAFSSMMTKLGYSFPVSDTIRPIQLARFLEKVKGVPEEEFINELLLRSMQKAVYQRENIGHFGLAFTHYAHFTSPIRRYPDLLIHRLLRARKNGRYESSFAKRISSVIDHVGTHCSETERTAEKAERRAVKVKQVQYMARHVGDEFDGIVAGVMSFGFFVRLDGVGAEGLVRISNVDDDYYRHDEQQSRLVGRNSGRTFRLGDRLRVGITKVDTDNHEIDLFVVDDKPPRKRASSKGHGRTGRKAPQTRYRRRK
- a CDS encoding rod shape-determining protein: MFDALSNDIGIDLGTANTLVYVRNQGIVLNEPSVVAIEKSTGKVLAIGSAAKEMTGRTPGSIAAIRPLKDGVIADFEISEKLIADFIRRVVKHKYLMKPRIVICVPSGITEVEKRAVRDSAENAGAREVYLLQEPMAAAIGVGLPVEQPSGSMIIDVGGGTSEIAVIALNGIVNDTSIRIAGDEMNEAIILYLKKNYNLLIGELTAELIKFKIGSAFPLDKELSMEVKGRDLVAGVPKNLKLSSVQVREALAETVDIIVEAVRQALERTPPELASDILERGIILTGGGALLRGFDKRLRQETNLPVIVADDPLTCVVRGTGKVLEDFSAYSKVLERSRKD
- a CDS encoding Spy/CpxP family protein refolding chaperone; the encoded protein is MKKTLVVTMALALLATAALAQSGFHGKGHGGGQMQMGQHPQCAGPHHGKGPNQGMSKLLMFADEIGLTDDQQEKIKTLSLEHKMAMVDLHATAKKTNLQVKALMTDDAPESEVLRAMEKASQAKFEISKAKYLQRQQCLGFLTDEQQDKLKELRQDRRGQRFEGKGDGRRKSFRDGRHGR